From a single Bradyrhizobium sediminis genomic region:
- a CDS encoding NrsF family protein: MDTDKLIACLTEKADPVQRLPSPWVRTASWLAIAIPYVAVIVMMMTPRDDLAVKFADPRFLLEQVAALCTAIGAAVAAFQSIVPGYNRRFLLLPLVPLSVWLVSLGQGCVQLWLRGNALQNFASDFICIPAIALVGTLPAAAMVFMLRKGAPLWPHASAALGGLAAAGLGNFGLRLFHNQDASLMVLVWQMGTVFMLTILCGWAGRLFLDWRPVVARVRRNLAAH, encoded by the coding sequence ATGGATACCGACAAGCTGATAGCGTGTCTGACCGAGAAAGCGGATCCCGTCCAGCGGCTTCCGTCGCCTTGGGTTCGAACTGCATCGTGGCTTGCGATCGCGATCCCCTATGTCGCGGTCATCGTCATGATGATGACTCCGCGTGACGATCTCGCTGTCAAGTTCGCGGATCCTCGTTTTCTTCTCGAGCAGGTGGCTGCGCTTTGCACGGCGATCGGTGCCGCCGTTGCCGCCTTTCAGTCGATCGTTCCCGGATACAACCGCCGCTTCCTGTTGCTTCCGCTGGTACCGCTGTCGGTTTGGCTGGTCAGCCTCGGGCAAGGCTGTGTTCAGCTGTGGTTGCGCGGAAACGCTCTACAGAATTTTGCCTCGGATTTCATCTGTATTCCGGCGATTGCACTGGTGGGAACGCTGCCGGCCGCGGCGATGGTATTCATGCTGCGAAAAGGAGCGCCGCTTTGGCCGCATGCTTCGGCGGCGCTTGGGGGCTTGGCGGCGGCGGGATTGGGCAACTTCGGTCTTCGTCTCTTCCACAATCAAGACGCGAGTTTGATGGTACTGGTCTGGCAGATGGGAACTGTCTTCATGCTGACTATTCTTTGCGGATGGGCCGGCCGATTGTTCCTGGATTGGCGTCCTGTGGTCGCAAGGGTTCGCCGCAATCTGGCAGCGCATTAG
- a CDS encoding redoxin domain-containing protein — translation MEDAGRYRGKHCPICRTYLKTLDGLLDRFMDAGTEVAAVSADPREKAETEAGNEKWRFPVGYDLSLDQMRTLGLYISKPRSPQETDRPFPEPALFITNPEGRLQIIDISNAPFARPELNSVLMGLKFVQERSYPIRGTLA, via the coding sequence TTGGAAGATGCTGGTCGCTACCGCGGCAAGCACTGCCCCATTTGCCGCACCTATCTGAAGACACTCGATGGACTTCTTGACCGGTTCATGGACGCCGGCACCGAAGTGGCCGCGGTATCAGCGGACCCAAGGGAAAAGGCAGAGACCGAAGCTGGGAATGAAAAATGGCGCTTCCCCGTCGGCTACGATCTGTCGCTGGACCAGATGCGCACCCTTGGCCTCTATATCTCGAAGCCTCGATCGCCGCAGGAAACCGACCGCCCGTTTCCCGAGCCCGCACTGTTCATCACCAATCCCGAGGGAAGACTCCAGATCATTGATATTTCCAATGCCCCGTTTGCACGACCGGAACTGAATTCGGTACTAATGGGTCTCAAATTCGTTCAGGAACGGAGTTATCCGATCCGCGGAACGCTTGCATGA
- a CDS encoding nucleoside 2-deoxyribosyltransferase: MKIYLAGPDVFLPDALDIGRRKAEVCARHGLTGLYPLDNAVDVTAADASLNIFKGNQAMMIEADAVIANLTPFRGPGADAGTVYELGYMAGRGKLCLGYSNHPSSYADRVREFTGVNSRDGRLIDRHGLTVEDFGLTDNLMMIHALDLYGCTLVTPQQAPADLWRDLTAFEACVRMAAERLSPAHVRASS, from the coding sequence ATGAAGATTTACCTCGCCGGTCCCGACGTTTTTCTGCCCGACGCCCTTGATATAGGACGGCGCAAGGCGGAAGTTTGCGCGCGCCATGGCCTGACCGGGCTCTATCCGCTGGATAATGCCGTCGACGTGACGGCAGCCGATGCCTCGCTCAATATCTTCAAGGGCAACCAGGCCATGATGATCGAGGCCGACGCCGTGATCGCCAACCTCACGCCGTTCCGCGGACCGGGCGCGGATGCCGGGACCGTCTACGAACTCGGCTACATGGCGGGGCGCGGCAAGCTCTGCCTGGGCTACTCCAATCATCCCTCGTCCTACGCCGACCGCGTCCGCGAATTCACCGGCGTGAATTCGCGCGATGGACGCCTGATCGACCGGCACGGCCTGACCGTCGAGGATTTCGGGCTGACCGACAACCTGATGATGATCCATGCGCTCGATCTGTACGGCTGCACGCTGGTGACGCCACAGCAGGCGCCCGCAGACCTCTGGCGCGATCTCACCGCATTCGAGGCCTGCGTGCGCATGGCGGCCGAGCGGTTGTCTCCGGCCCATGTGCGGGCATCGAGTTGA
- a CDS encoding acyl-CoA dehydrogenase, which yields MTYRAPVNDMLLALNHGAGLAAAVKAGHYGDFDGDITAAVLEEAGKFASDVLAPLNRIGDEHGIKLEADKVTTAPGWPDAYQRWAAAGWNAVSGPEAFGGQGLPLAINAACTEIWSASNIAFGLCPLLTLSAIEALDAHGSDELKSIYLEKMVTGAWTGTMQLTEPQAGSDVGALRTRAERAADGTYRIKGSKIFITYGDHDMTDNIVHFVLARLPDAPDGTKGISLFLVPKFLVNADGSLGSRNDIFPSGVEHKLGMHASPTCTMTMGDHGGAVGYLIGEENRGMACMFTMMNQARLGVGLEGVGIADRAYQQALAFAQERRQGRAAGKAGNGSDPIIVHPDVKRMLMQMRALTAAARTICYATAVALDVAARATDAKVRGAATARGALLTPIAKAFSTDIGNEVTSLGVQIHGGMGFIEETGAAQHYRDARITAIYEGTNGIQSIDLVTRKLAANGGASVWALLDELSGIVKQVEASNDPAFGTTGAKLRDALGSLERTSQWLLERVSSAPNEALAGATPYLRLFGSTLGGCMLANEALAARDLGEGAGDPQRYVTLARFFAENITVQAGALERTVMDSAEAVNGADAVLLG from the coding sequence ATGACCTACCGCGCGCCTGTTAACGATATGCTGCTGGCCCTCAACCACGGCGCGGGCCTCGCGGCCGCCGTGAAAGCCGGCCATTACGGCGATTTCGACGGCGACATCACCGCCGCCGTGCTGGAGGAAGCCGGCAAATTTGCCTCCGACGTGCTGGCGCCGCTCAACCGCATCGGCGACGAACACGGCATCAAGCTCGAGGCGGACAAGGTCACCACCGCCCCCGGCTGGCCCGATGCCTATCAGCGCTGGGCGGCGGCGGGGTGGAACGCGGTGTCGGGCCCGGAAGCGTTCGGCGGCCAGGGCCTTCCGCTCGCGATCAATGCCGCCTGCACCGAGATCTGGAGCGCGTCGAACATCGCGTTCGGGCTCTGCCCGCTGCTCACGCTGAGCGCGATCGAGGCGCTGGATGCGCATGGCAGCGACGAGTTAAAGAGTATCTATCTGGAGAAGATGGTGACCGGCGCATGGACCGGCACCATGCAGCTCACCGAGCCGCAGGCGGGCTCTGACGTCGGTGCGTTGCGAACCCGCGCCGAACGCGCCGCCGACGGCACCTATCGCATCAAGGGCAGCAAGATCTTCATCACCTATGGCGACCACGACATGACCGACAACATCGTGCATTTCGTGCTGGCGCGGCTGCCCGATGCACCTGATGGCACCAAGGGCATTTCGCTGTTCCTGGTCCCGAAATTCCTGGTCAACGCCGACGGTTCGCTGGGCAGCCGCAACGATATCTTTCCAAGCGGCGTCGAGCACAAGCTCGGCATGCATGCCTCGCCGACCTGCACCATGACCATGGGCGATCACGGCGGCGCCGTCGGCTACCTGATCGGCGAGGAAAACCGCGGCATGGCCTGCATGTTCACCATGATGAACCAGGCCCGGCTCGGCGTCGGGCTCGAAGGCGTCGGCATCGCCGACCGCGCCTATCAGCAGGCGCTGGCCTTTGCGCAGGAACGCCGCCAGGGCCGCGCCGCCGGCAAAGCCGGCAATGGGTCCGACCCCATCATCGTGCATCCCGACGTCAAGCGGATGCTGATGCAGATGCGCGCGCTGACCGCCGCCGCGCGCACCATCTGCTACGCCACCGCGGTCGCGCTCGATGTCGCCGCGCGCGCGACCGATGCCAAGGTGCGCGGTGCGGCCACCGCGCGCGGCGCGCTGCTGACGCCGATCGCCAAGGCCTTCTCCACCGATATCGGCAACGAGGTCACCTCGCTCGGCGTGCAGATCCACGGCGGCATGGGCTTCATCGAGGAAACCGGCGCCGCGCAGCACTATCGCGATGCGCGCATCACCGCGATCTATGAAGGCACCAACGGCATCCAGTCGATCGACCTCGTGACCCGCAAACTCGCCGCCAATGGCGGCGCATCGGTGTGGGCCCTGCTCGACGAACTCTCCGGCATCGTCAAGCAAGTCGAAGCCTCGAACGATCCCGCGTTCGGCACCACCGGCGCCAAACTGCGCGACGCGCTGGGCTCGCTCGAGCGCACCAGCCAATGGCTGCTGGAGCGCGTCAGCTCGGCGCCAAACGAGGCGCTGGCGGGCGCGACGCCTTACTTGCGGCTGTTCGGATCAACGCTCGGCGGCTGCATGCTGGCCAATGAGGCGCTCGCCGCCCGCGATCTCGGCGAAGGCGCTGGCGATCCGCAGCGCTATGTCACGCTGGCGCGGTTCTTCGCCGAGAACATCACGGTGCAGGCGGGCGCGCTGGAGCGCACGGTGATGGACAGCGCCGAAGCGGTCAACGGCGCGGACGCGGTGCTGCTGGGGTAA
- a CDS encoding class I SAM-dependent RNA methyltransferase, whose translation MVEHLTIDHVGHHGDGVAIVGGQSIYVPYALPGETIEVAPVPGHPDRRRLLQVDVASPDRIAPFCPHFAICGGCAIQHWQGERYRAWKRDMVVETLARTRLDCEVDPLIDAHGLGRRRITLHARMGTHEVLRVGYTAAGSHDVIPIDHCPILDPGLSGALDAAWALAEPLIAVGKPLDIQITMTDSGLDVDVRGSGPLPPAMIATLSRLAEQHRLARLTRHGELVLMRTPPTIAIGSARVTLPPGSFLQATVAGEETLAALVAERCKRAKHVADLFCGVGPFALRLAAKARVTAFDSDAGAVTALQKAATSTSGLKPVKAEARDLFRRPLMPPELRDYDAVVFDPPRQGAEAQARQLAASKIPVVVAVSCNVATFARDARILVDSGYKMQSVTPVDQFRHTSHVELVARFAR comes from the coding sequence GTGGTTGAGCACCTCACCATCGATCATGTCGGCCATCACGGCGACGGCGTCGCCATCGTCGGCGGGCAGTCGATCTACGTGCCGTATGCGCTTCCCGGCGAGACGATCGAGGTGGCGCCGGTGCCGGGTCACCCCGACCGCCGCCGCCTGCTGCAGGTCGACGTCGCGAGCCCGGACCGGATCGCACCGTTCTGCCCGCATTTCGCCATCTGCGGCGGCTGCGCTATCCAGCACTGGCAGGGCGAACGCTACCGCGCCTGGAAGCGCGACATGGTGGTCGAGACGCTGGCGCGCACCAGGCTCGACTGCGAGGTAGACCCGCTGATCGATGCCCATGGCCTCGGCCGCCGGCGGATCACCCTGCATGCCCGGATGGGCACGCACGAAGTGCTCAGGGTGGGCTACACCGCGGCCGGTTCGCACGACGTCATTCCGATCGACCACTGCCCGATTCTCGATCCCGGCCTGAGCGGCGCGCTCGATGCGGCGTGGGCCTTGGCCGAGCCATTGATCGCGGTCGGAAAGCCGCTCGACATCCAGATCACCATGACCGATAGCGGACTCGACGTCGACGTGCGCGGCTCCGGGCCGCTGCCGCCGGCCATGATCGCCACGCTGTCGCGCCTCGCCGAGCAACATCGGCTGGCACGGCTGACGCGCCACGGCGAGCTGGTGCTGATGCGCACCCCGCCGACGATCGCGATCGGGTCCGCGCGGGTCACCTTGCCGCCGGGCTCGTTCCTGCAGGCCACCGTTGCCGGCGAGGAAACGCTGGCGGCGCTGGTAGCGGAACGCTGCAAACGCGCCAAACATGTCGCCGACCTGTTTTGCGGGGTTGGCCCGTTCGCGCTGAGGCTGGCGGCGAAGGCCCGGGTTACGGCCTTCGACAGCGATGCCGGCGCGGTCACCGCGCTGCAGAAGGCGGCGACCTCGACATCAGGCCTGAAGCCCGTCAAGGCCGAGGCGCGCGACCTGTTCCGGCGGCCGCTGATGCCGCCGGAATTGCGCGACTACGACGCCGTCGTGTTCGATCCGCCGCGGCAGGGCGCCGAGGCGCAAGCCAGGCAGCTTGCCGCCAGCAAGATTCCGGTCGTGGTCGCAGTGTCCTGCAATGTCGCGACGTTTGCCCGCGACGCCCGGATCCTGGTCGATAGCGGTTACAAGATGCAGAGCGTGACGCCGGTCGACCAGTTCCGCCATACCTCGCATGTCGAACTGGTGGCGCGGTTCGCACGTTGA
- a CDS encoding TlyA family RNA methyltransferase gives MLLVERGLFESRARAQAAIEAGLVTANDRQVAKPSETIPADAVITAQPAHPFVSRGGVKLAGALEQYPIEIEDHVCLDVGASTGGFTEVLLANGASLVFSIDVGHGQLHPSLHGHPKIVSMEATDIRNLEGKRLPARPDIVVIDVSFISLKAVLPVALSLAAAPMHLLALIKPQFEAPRKHSKRGIIRDAAVHQQVCDDIAAFAASLGCTDIKVFPSSIAGGDGNFEFFIGARRG, from the coding sequence ATGCTGCTGGTCGAGCGCGGCCTGTTCGAGAGCCGGGCACGGGCGCAGGCCGCGATCGAAGCCGGCCTCGTCACCGCCAATGACAGGCAGGTCGCCAAGCCCTCCGAAACCATTCCGGCCGATGCGGTAATAACGGCGCAGCCCGCGCATCCCTTCGTCTCGCGCGGCGGCGTCAAGCTGGCGGGCGCGCTGGAGCAATATCCGATCGAAATCGAGGATCACGTCTGCCTCGACGTCGGCGCATCGACCGGCGGTTTCACCGAGGTGTTGCTCGCCAACGGCGCCAGCCTGGTGTTCTCGATCGATGTCGGCCACGGCCAGCTGCATCCTTCGCTGCACGGCCATCCCAAAATCGTCTCCATGGAAGCCACCGACATTCGCAATCTTGAAGGCAAGCGCCTGCCGGCGCGGCCGGACATCGTCGTCATCGACGTCAGTTTCATTTCCCTGAAGGCCGTGCTGCCGGTAGCGCTGTCGCTGGCGGCAGCGCCGATGCATCTCTTGGCATTGATCAAGCCGCAATTCGAGGCGCCGCGAAAACATTCCAAGCGCGGCATCATCCGCGACGCCGCGGTGCATCAGCAAGTCTGCGACGACATCGCGGCGTTTGCCGCCTCGCTCGGCTGCACCGACATCAAGGTGTTTCCGTCATCGATCGCAGGCGGCGACGGCAACTTCGAATTCTTCATCGGCGCGCGCCGTGGTTGA
- a CDS encoding histone deacetylase family protein, which yields MTTLLLTHPACLDHATPPGHPERSDRLRAVGEVLAEDRFNRLVRGEAPEGSLDSVTLCHNEHYVGELRHIAPSSGLIYLDGDTSMSPGTWEAVMRGVGGAVTATDAVMSGTHDNAFVAIRPPGHHAEINKPMGFCFFDNAAIAARHAQRKYGIARAAIVDFDVHHGNGTQDIFWSDPTVMYCSTHQMPLFPGTGASGERGEHDTIVNAPLASEDGGAKFRAAFENVILPQLRKFSPELIIVSAGFDAHFRDPLASLNLHAEDFGWVTRQLMDVAYSSAGGRIVSVLEGGYDLQGLKESVAAHVSALMGA from the coding sequence ATGACCACGCTGCTTCTCACTCATCCGGCCTGTCTCGACCACGCCACGCCGCCGGGCCATCCGGAGCGCTCCGACCGGCTGCGCGCGGTCGGCGAGGTGCTCGCCGAAGATCGCTTCAACAGGCTGGTGCGCGGCGAAGCGCCGGAGGGCAGCCTGGATTCGGTCACGCTCTGCCACAACGAGCACTATGTCGGAGAACTCCGCCATATCGCGCCGTCGAGCGGGCTGATCTATCTCGACGGCGACACCTCGATGTCGCCGGGGACCTGGGAAGCGGTGATGCGCGGCGTCGGCGGCGCGGTCACCGCCACCGATGCGGTGATGTCGGGCACGCACGACAATGCGTTCGTCGCGATCCGTCCGCCGGGCCATCACGCCGAGATCAACAAGCCGATGGGGTTCTGCTTCTTCGACAACGCCGCGATCGCCGCACGCCACGCCCAGCGCAAATACGGCATCGCCCGCGCGGCGATTGTCGATTTCGACGTGCATCACGGCAACGGCACCCAGGATATCTTCTGGTCCGATCCGACAGTGATGTACTGCTCGACGCACCAGATGCCGCTGTTTCCCGGCACCGGCGCCAGCGGCGAGCGCGGCGAGCACGACACCATCGTCAACGCGCCGCTCGCCTCCGAAGACGGCGGCGCCAAGTTCCGCGCCGCGTTCGAAAACGTCATCCTGCCGCAACTGCGGAAATTTTCGCCCGAACTGATCATCGTCTCCGCCGGCTTCGACGCGCACTTCCGCGATCCTTTGGCGTCGCTCAATCTTCACGCCGAGGATTTCGGCTGGGTCACGCGCCAGCTGATGGACGTCGCCTACTCCAGCGCCGGCGGCCGGATCGTCTCAGTGCTGGAAGGCGGCTACGATCTGCAGGGCCTGAAAGAGTCGGTGGCGGCGCACGTCAGCGCATTGATGGGCGCGTGA
- a CDS encoding exodeoxyribonuclease VII small subunit, with amino-acid sequence MAENTQTDVKKLSFERAIEELESIVKRLEDGKVPLEESVAIYERGEALKRRCEELLRQAEARVDKITTDASGQVTGTEPLDVQ; translated from the coding sequence ATGGCCGAAAACACCCAAACGGACGTCAAGAAGCTCTCCTTCGAACGCGCGATCGAGGAACTCGAATCGATCGTCAAGCGGCTCGAGGACGGCAAGGTGCCGCTGGAGGAATCGGTGGCCATCTACGAGCGCGGCGAGGCCTTGAAACGGCGCTGCGAGGAATTGCTGCGGCAGGCCGAGGCGCGGGTCGACAAGATCACCACCGACGCCAGCGGCCAGGTCACCGGCACCGAGCCGCTCGACGTTCAGTGA
- a CDS encoding bifunctional metallophosphatase/5'-nucleotidase, which translates to MRHSFGQILAAVLLALALAPMSRAGAQTAPVELRILAINDFHGYLQPPQGGIRIADPGDKSKKITVAAGGAEHMATAIRQLRQDSKNNIFVAAGDLIGASPFLSAMFHDEPTIESLGMMGLAVASVGNHEFDEGKDELLRMQNGGCHAIDGCQGPHPFQGAKFRYLAASTFEKSTGKTLFPPYAIREFDGVPIAFIGLTLKGTPKLVAPTGVADLEFRDEADTVNALVPELKARGVEAIVVLIHEGGFPSGDYNECPDISGPIVDIVRKFDHAVDLVVSGHTHQAYVCEIDGRLVTSADKYSTVVTAIDLKLDPVTRDVISARADNVIVRTEAFAKDPEQTALLEAYDRLAAPIAGRPAGSITETLSRMPNEAGESVLGDIVADAQLAATRLEANGGAVIAFTNPGGVRSDIPKKDGGAVTYADVFASQPFRNQLVTLTLTGAQIKTMLEQQWLDPKRPRILQVSKGFSYTWDGARPIGDRVAADSLSLNGQRIDPSTGYRVTVNSFLAVGGDGFTVFTEGAAPLVGVYDVDALYAHFQANSPIAPATGNRIVRMN; encoded by the coding sequence ATGAGACATTCGTTTGGTCAGATCCTTGCAGCCGTCCTGCTGGCGTTGGCGCTCGCCCCAATGTCGCGCGCAGGGGCGCAAACCGCGCCGGTCGAGCTGCGCATTCTGGCCATCAACGACTTCCACGGCTATCTGCAGCCGCCGCAGGGCGGCATCCGGATCGCCGATCCCGGCGACAAATCCAAAAAGATTACAGTCGCGGCCGGCGGCGCCGAGCACATGGCGACGGCGATCCGGCAGCTCCGTCAGGACAGCAAGAACAACATCTTCGTCGCCGCCGGCGACCTGATCGGCGCCAGCCCGTTCCTGTCGGCGATGTTTCACGACGAGCCCACCATCGAATCGCTCGGCATGATGGGCCTGGCGGTTGCCTCCGTCGGCAACCACGAATTCGACGAGGGCAAGGACGAGCTGCTGCGGATGCAGAATGGCGGCTGTCACGCGATCGACGGATGCCAGGGGCCGCATCCCTTCCAGGGCGCGAAATTCCGCTATCTGGCCGCCAGCACCTTCGAGAAGAGCACCGGCAAGACGCTGTTTCCGCCTTACGCGATCAGGGAGTTCGACGGCGTTCCCATCGCCTTCATCGGCCTGACGTTGAAGGGCACGCCGAAGCTGGTGGCGCCGACCGGCGTCGCCGACCTGGAATTCAGGGACGAGGCCGATACCGTGAACGCGCTGGTGCCGGAACTGAAGGCGCGCGGCGTCGAGGCCATCGTCGTGCTGATCCATGAAGGCGGCTTTCCGAGCGGCGACTATAATGAGTGCCCTGATATCTCCGGTCCCATCGTCGACATCGTCAGGAAATTCGATCACGCAGTCGATCTCGTCGTCAGCGGCCACACCCACCAGGCCTATGTCTGCGAAATCGACGGACGGCTGGTCACCTCAGCCGACAAGTACAGCACCGTCGTCACCGCGATCGATCTGAAGCTCGATCCCGTCACCCGCGACGTCATCAGCGCCCGCGCCGACAACGTCATCGTCCGCACCGAAGCCTTCGCCAAAGATCCCGAGCAGACCGCGTTGCTCGAGGCTTACGACCGACTGGCCGCCCCGATCGCCGGCCGCCCGGCGGGCTCGATCACCGAAACGCTGTCGCGCATGCCCAACGAGGCCGGCGAGAGCGTGCTCGGCGATATCGTCGCCGACGCCCAGCTGGCCGCGACCCGCCTCGAGGCCAATGGCGGGGCCGTGATCGCCTTCACCAATCCGGGCGGCGTCCGCAGCGATATCCCGAAGAAGGACGGCGGCGCGGTGACCTATGCCGACGTGTTCGCCAGCCAGCCGTTCCGCAACCAGCTGGTGACGCTGACGCTCACGGGGGCGCAGATCAAGACCATGCTCGAGCAGCAATGGCTCGACCCGAAGCGGCCGCGGATCCTGCAGGTCTCAAAGGGTTTCAGCTACACCTGGGACGGCGCCAGGCCGATCGGCGACCGCGTGGCCGCCGACAGCCTGTCGCTGAACGGACAACGCATCGATCCGTCGACGGGCTACCGCGTGACGGTGAACAGTTTTCTCGCGGTCGGCGGCGACGGATTTACCGTGTTCACGGAAGGAGCAGCGCCGCTGGTCGGCGTCTACGACGTCGATGCTTTGTATGCCCACTTCCAGGCCAACAGCCCGATCGCGCCCGCGACGGGGAATCGCATCGTGCGAATGAACTGA
- a CDS encoding sigma-70 family RNA polymerase sigma factor, translating to MQAAQAGDMRAYERLLREITPKLRQIVRRRRQFFTAEEVEDLVQEILLSVHAVRATFDPKRPFMPWLSTIAHNRLIDSARRYYRGKSNEVQVDELPVTFADDWTNVENEEYRDPEELSIAIKNLPDGQRKAIEMLKLREMSLKEAAAASGTTVGALKISIHRAVLNLRKALNRE from the coding sequence ATGCAGGCCGCACAGGCCGGCGATATGCGCGCCTATGAGCGCCTCTTGAGGGAAATCACGCCAAAGTTGCGCCAGATCGTGCGAAGGCGTCGGCAATTTTTCACGGCTGAGGAAGTCGAGGACCTGGTTCAGGAGATCCTCCTATCGGTCCACGCCGTACGCGCGACTTTCGACCCAAAACGTCCGTTCATGCCATGGCTATCTACGATCGCCCACAACAGGCTAATCGACAGTGCACGACGGTATTATCGGGGCAAATCAAATGAAGTCCAAGTGGACGAACTCCCCGTAACCTTTGCCGATGATTGGACGAATGTAGAGAACGAGGAATATCGCGACCCGGAAGAGCTTTCGATTGCTATCAAGAACCTGCCGGACGGTCAGAGGAAGGCGATCGAAATGCTGAAACTGCGCGAAATGTCGCTCAAGGAGGCGGCAGCGGCGAGCGGAACGACTGTTGGAGCGCTGAAGATTTCGATCCACCGGGCGGTCTTGAACCTGCGGAAGGCTCTTAACAGAGAGTAA
- the dxs gene encoding 1-deoxy-D-xylulose-5-phosphate synthase — translation MTTFSKTPLLDTIHTPDDLRRLKVEQVRQVADELRQETIDAVSVTGGHFGAGLGVVELTTAIHYIFDTPRDRLIWDVGHQAYPHKILTGRRDRIRTLRTGGGLSGFTKRTESDYDPFGAAHSSTSISAGLGMAVARDLSGGKNNVIAVIGDGAMSAGMAYEAMNNAGAMNSRLIVILNDNDMSIAPPVGAMSAYLSRLYSGKTYRTLREAAKQLGNHLPKIIANRANRVEEYSRGFMMDGGTLFEELGFYYVGPIDGHNLDHLLPVLKNVRDMETGPILVHVVTQKGKGYGPAEASADKYHAVVKFDVATGTQAKAKPNAPAYQNVFGQSLVKEAQKDDKIIGITAAMPSGTGIDIFAKAFPTRTFDVGIAEQHAVTFAAGLATEGYKPFCAIYSTFLQRGYDQVVHDVAIQSLPVRFAIDRAGLVGADGATHAGSFDNAYLGCLPNFVIMAASDEAEMVHMVATQVAINDRPSALRYPRGEGRGVEMPEVGIPLEIGKGRIVREGTKIALLSFGTRLAECEKAADELAAHGLSTSIADARFMKPLDTDMILKLAREHEVLLTIEEGSIGGFGSHVMQLLADNGMLDGGLRMRAMVLPDVFLDHDTPAAMYGRAGLDAKGIVAKVFETLGKDFKAETVKLA, via the coding sequence GTGACGACATTTAGCAAGACACCGCTCCTCGACACGATCCACACCCCGGACGATCTGCGCCGGCTCAAGGTCGAGCAGGTGCGGCAGGTCGCCGACGAACTGCGCCAGGAAACCATCGATGCCGTCTCGGTCACCGGCGGACATTTCGGCGCCGGCCTCGGCGTCGTCGAGCTGACCACGGCGATTCATTACATCTTCGACACCCCGCGCGACCGCCTGATCTGGGACGTCGGCCATCAGGCCTATCCGCACAAGATCCTGACCGGCCGCAGGGACCGCATCCGTACCCTGCGCACCGGCGGCGGGCTGTCCGGTTTCACCAAGCGCACCGAGAGCGATTACGATCCGTTCGGCGCCGCCCACTCCTCGACCTCGATCTCCGCCGGCCTCGGCATGGCGGTGGCGCGCGACCTCTCCGGCGGCAAGAACAACGTCATCGCCGTGATCGGCGACGGCGCGATGTCCGCGGGCATGGCTTATGAGGCCATGAACAATGCCGGCGCGATGAATTCCCGGCTGATCGTCATCCTCAACGACAACGACATGTCGATTGCGCCGCCGGTCGGCGCGATGTCGGCCTATCTGTCGCGGCTTTACTCCGGCAAGACCTATCGCACGCTGCGCGAGGCCGCCAAGCAGCTCGGCAACCATCTGCCGAAAATAATCGCCAACCGCGCCAATCGTGTCGAAGAATATTCCCGCGGCTTCATGATGGACGGCGGCACGCTGTTCGAAGAGCTCGGCTTCTACTATGTCGGCCCGATCGACGGCCACAACCTCGACCACCTGCTGCCGGTGCTGAAGAACGTCCGCGACATGGAGACCGGCCCGATCCTGGTCCATGTCGTGACCCAGAAGGGCAAGGGCTACGGCCCGGCGGAAGCCTCCGCCGACAAATACCATGCGGTGGTGAAGTTCGACGTCGCGACAGGCACCCAGGCGAAAGCAAAACCGAACGCGCCCGCCTACCAGAACGTGTTCGGCCAGAGCCTCGTCAAGGAAGCGCAGAAGGACGACAAGATCATCGGCATCACCGCGGCGATGCCGTCCGGCACCGGGATCGATATTTTCGCCAAGGCTTTCCCGACCCGCACCTTCGACGTCGGCATCGCCGAGCAGCACGCGGTGACCTTCGCCGCCGGTCTTGCGACCGAAGGCTACAAGCCGTTCTGCGCGATCTATTCGACCTTCCTGCAGCGCGGCTACGACCAGGTCGTCCATGACGTGGCGATCCAGAGCCTGCCGGTGCGCTTCGCGATCGACCGCGCCGGCCTCGTCGGCGCCGACGGCGCCACCCATGCCGGCTCGTTCGACAACGCCTATCTGGGCTGCCTGCCCAACTTCGTCATCATGGCGGCTTCCGACGAAGCCGAGATGGTCCACATGGTCGCGACGCAAGTGGCGATCAACGACCGCCCGAGCGCGCTGCGCTATCCGCGCGGCGAAGGCCGCGGCGTCGAGATGCCCGAAGTCGGCATTCCCCTCGAGATCGGCAAGGGCCGCATCGTCCGCGAGGGCACCAAGATCGCGCTGCTGTCGTTCGGCACCCGTCTGGCCGAATGCGAAAAGGCCGCCGACGAACTCGCCGCCCATGGCCTCTCCACCTCGATCGCCGATGCTCGCTTCATGAAGCCGCTCGACACCGACATGATCCTGAAACTCGCGCGCGAGCACGAAGTCCTGCTCACCATCGAGGAAGGCTCGATCGGCGGCTTCGGCTCCCATGTCATGCAGCTACTGGCCGATAACGGCATGCTCGACGGCGGCTTGCGGATGCGGGCGATGGTGCTGCCCGACGTGTTCCTCGACCACGATACGCCGGCCGCGATGTATGGCCGCGCCGGCCTCGACGCCAAGGGCATCGTCGCCAAGGTGTTCGAGACGCTCGGCAAGGACTTCAAGGCCGAGACGGTGAAGCTGGCCTGA